The Numida meleagris isolate 19003 breed g44 Domestic line chromosome 10, NumMel1.0, whole genome shotgun sequence genome includes a window with the following:
- the GINS3 gene encoding DNA replication complex GINS protein PSF3 translates to MRGAACWRLSGRRCAPPFLSMAEAYFPVGPGLGPEENFLSLDDILMSQEKLPGRAESSLPRLAFALGQGTGAGSGDSIPEGSKLEIPMWLAKGLHDSKRRLISVELPKIYKEAWRTVFSADANVVDLHKMGPYYYGFGSQLLNFDNPENPEIAQTILQTFISRFRRIMDSSQNAYNEDTSSLVARLDELERALFQAGQKGLNDFQCWEKGQASQITVSSLVQNYGKRKFTEMDG, encoded by the exons ATGCGCGGCGCTGCCTGCTGGCGGCTGAGCGGGAGGCGCTGCGCGCCGCCCTTCCTGAGCATGGCGGAGGCATATTTCCCCGTAGGCCCCGGGTTGGGCCCCGAGGAGAACTTCTTATCGCTGGACGACATCCTCATGTCGCAGGAGAAGCTGCCTGGCCGCGCCGAGAGCAGCCTGCCCCGCCTGGCCTTCGCGCTGGGCCAAGGGACCGGCGCCGGCTCGGGAGACTCCATCCCTGAG GGCTCAAAGCTGGAGATCCCGATGTGGCTGGCCAAGGGGCTGCATGACAGCAAGAGGAGGCTGATCTCTGTGGAGCTGCCCAAGATCTACAAGGAGGCCTGGAGGACGGTGTTCAGTGCTGATGCCAATGTGGTTGATTTGCATAAAATGGGACCATACTACTATGGATTCGGTTCGCAGCTCCTGAACTTTGACAACCCAGAGAACCCTGAGATAGCTCAGACTATCCTGCAG ACATTTATTAGCCGTTTCCGTCGTATCATGGACTCCTCTCAGAATGCCTACAATGAAGACACGTCAAGTCTAGTGGCTCGGCTGGATGAGTTAGAGCGAGCCTTATTTCAAGCTGGCCAGAAGGGGCTGAATGACTTCCAGTGCTGGGAAAAGGGACAGGCTTCACAAATCACAGTTTCCAGTCTGGTCCAGAATTACgggaaaagaaaatttacagaAATGGATGGTTAA